In a genomic window of Phyllostomus discolor isolate MPI-MPIP mPhyDis1 chromosome 5, mPhyDis1.pri.v3, whole genome shotgun sequence:
- the PUSL1 gene encoding tRNA pseudouridine synthase-like 1 isoform X2: MGSGLAAGSVRARYLVYFQYLGTDFNGVAAVRGAQRAAGVQNYLEEAAEGLKSAVPVKFTISSRTDAGVHALSNAAHLDVQRRSGQAPFSPEVLTQALNTHLKHPAIRVLKAFRVPSDFHARYSATSRTYLYRLATGCPPHSPLSVFEQNRCWALPADSLDVAAMQEAAHHLLGTHDFSAFQSAGSPSPSSVRTLRRASVTPGPASPFLLPQESRRLRFWSLEFESQSFLYRQVRRMTAILVAVGLGTVTPAQVKAILESRDPLGKHQTRVAPAHGLFLKSVRYGGLEDLEAGSPACAQREYLRPETRGPKAGGLG, encoded by the exons ATGGGCTCCGGCCTGGCTGCGGGTTCGGTGCGGGCGCGCTACCTCGTGTATTTCCAGTACTTGGGCACCGACTTTAA CGGGGTCGCGGCCGTCAGGGGCGCCCAGCGCGCCGCCGGGGTTCAGAACTACCTGGAG GAGGCCGCGGAGGGGCTGAAATCGGCTGTGCCAGTGAAGTTCACCATCTCCAGCCGCACGGATGCTGGGGTCCACGCCCTGAGCAACGCGGCGCACCTGGACGTCCAGCGCCGCTCAGGCCAGGCACCCTTCTCCCCTGAGGTCCTGACGCAGGCCCTCAACACCCACCTGAAGCACCCCGCCATCCG GGTCCTGAAGGCCTTCCGTGTGCCCAGTGACTTCCACGCCCGCTACTCTGCCACATCCAGGACCTACCTGTACCGCCTGGCCACCGGCTGCCCCCCGCACAGCCCGCTGTCTGTGTTTGAGCAGAACCGATGCTGGGCGCTGCCGGCAGA CAGCTTGGACGTGGCCGCCATGCAGGAGGCGGCCCACCACCTCCTGGGGACGCACGACTTCAGCGCCTTCCAGTCGGCCGGCAGCCCGTCCCCCAGCTCCGTGCGCACGCTGCGCCGAGCTTCCGTGACCCCCGGCCCAgccagccccttcctcctcccccaggagaGCAG GAGGCTACGGTTCTGGAGCCTGGAGTTTGAGAGCCAGTCTTTCCTGTACAGACAG GTGCGGAGGATGACGGCGATCCTGGTGGCCGTGGGGCTGGGGACTGTGACGCCTGCTCAGGTGAAGGCGATTCTCGAGAGCCGGGACCCCCTGGGAAAGCATCAGACGCGTGTGGCCCCGGCCCACGGCCTGTTCCTGAAGTCGGTGCGCTACGGGGGCCTCGAGGACCTCG AAGCCGGGAGTCCAGCCTGTGCCCAGCGGGAAT ACTTAAGGCCAGAGACCAGGGGCCC
- the PUSL1 gene encoding tRNA pseudouridine synthase-like 1 isoform X1, with protein sequence MGSGLAAGSVRARYLVYFQYLGTDFNGVAAVRGAQRAAGVQNYLEEAAEGLKSAVPVKFTISSRTDAGVHALSNAAHLDVQRRSGQAPFSPEVLTQALNTHLKHPAIRVLKAFRVPSDFHARYSATSRTYLYRLATGCPPHSPLSVFEQNRCWALPADSLDVAAMQEAAHHLLGTHDFSAFQSAGSPSPSSVRTLRRASVTPGPASPFLLPQESRHQSGLGLPCGLDVTGAHVPRRLRFWSLEFESQSFLYRQVRRMTAILVAVGLGTVTPAQVKAILESRDPLGKHQTRVAPAHGLFLKSVRYGGLEDLEAGSPACAQRECQGPPAGAA encoded by the exons ATGGGCTCCGGCCTGGCTGCGGGTTCGGTGCGGGCGCGCTACCTCGTGTATTTCCAGTACTTGGGCACCGACTTTAA CGGGGTCGCGGCCGTCAGGGGCGCCCAGCGCGCCGCCGGGGTTCAGAACTACCTGGAG GAGGCCGCGGAGGGGCTGAAATCGGCTGTGCCAGTGAAGTTCACCATCTCCAGCCGCACGGATGCTGGGGTCCACGCCCTGAGCAACGCGGCGCACCTGGACGTCCAGCGCCGCTCAGGCCAGGCACCCTTCTCCCCTGAGGTCCTGACGCAGGCCCTCAACACCCACCTGAAGCACCCCGCCATCCG GGTCCTGAAGGCCTTCCGTGTGCCCAGTGACTTCCACGCCCGCTACTCTGCCACATCCAGGACCTACCTGTACCGCCTGGCCACCGGCTGCCCCCCGCACAGCCCGCTGTCTGTGTTTGAGCAGAACCGATGCTGGGCGCTGCCGGCAGA CAGCTTGGACGTGGCCGCCATGCAGGAGGCGGCCCACCACCTCCTGGGGACGCACGACTTCAGCGCCTTCCAGTCGGCCGGCAGCCCGTCCCCCAGCTCCGTGCGCACGCTGCGCCGAGCTTCCGTGACCCCCGGCCCAgccagccccttcctcctcccccaggagaGCAG gcatcAA tctgggctggggctgccctgTGGCCTGGACGTCACAGGTGCCCATGTCCCTAGGAGGCTACGGTTCTGGAGCCTGGAGTTTGAGAGCCAGTCTTTCCTGTACAGACAG GTGCGGAGGATGACGGCGATCCTGGTGGCCGTGGGGCTGGGGACTGTGACGCCTGCTCAGGTGAAGGCGATTCTCGAGAGCCGGGACCCCCTGGGAAAGCATCAGACGCGTGTGGCCCCGGCCCACGGCCTGTTCCTGAAGTCGGTGCGCTACGGGGGCCTCGAGGACCTCG AAGCCGGGAGTCCAGCCTGTGCCCAGCGGGAATGCCAGGGCCCACCGGCCGGGGCAGCCTGA